In Streptomyces sp. NBC_00448, the following are encoded in one genomic region:
- a CDS encoding ABC transporter ATP-binding protein has translation MTTPSTSTAKSADAAVRLTGISKSYGAFTAVHPLELAVPAGSFFALLGASGCGKTTTLRMIAGLETPSTGAVHLGGQDVTALPPYKRPVNTVFQNYALFPHLDVYENVAFGLRRRGIKPVKKQVGEMLELVQLGPLARRRPHQLSGGQQQRVAVARALINQPKVLLLDEPLGALDLKLRRQMQLELKRIQTEVGITFIHVTHDQEEAMTMADTVAVMNAGRVEQMGAPADLYENPSSTFVANFLGTSNLIEAEVTGVADGTLTLTRAGQELALPAARCRTEAARGDRVLAGVRPEKITLVHRDDAAGVPAGRNRISGRIVDSSFIGVSTQYVVDSPVCTGLEVFVPNVERDARLVPGAPVVLHWNPEHTFGLDAGQDIGAGLDAGLDDAAGDGRTGGAESRAGGTDRTESAEGAAV, from the coding sequence ATGACGACCCCCAGCACGAGCACAGCGAAGTCCGCCGACGCCGCCGTCCGCCTCACCGGGATCAGCAAGTCCTACGGCGCCTTCACCGCCGTCCACCCGCTCGAACTGGCGGTGCCGGCCGGCTCGTTCTTCGCGCTGCTCGGCGCGTCCGGCTGCGGCAAGACCACCACCCTGCGGATGATCGCCGGCCTGGAGACGCCCAGCACCGGCGCGGTGCACCTGGGCGGCCAGGACGTCACCGCGCTGCCGCCGTACAAGCGCCCGGTCAACACCGTCTTCCAGAACTACGCGCTCTTCCCGCACCTGGACGTCTACGAGAACGTGGCGTTCGGGCTGCGCCGGCGCGGCATCAAGCCGGTGAAGAAGCAGGTCGGCGAGATGCTCGAACTGGTGCAGCTCGGCCCGCTGGCCCGGCGCCGGCCGCACCAGCTCTCCGGCGGCCAGCAGCAGCGCGTCGCGGTGGCCCGCGCGCTGATCAACCAGCCGAAGGTGCTGCTGCTCGACGAGCCGCTCGGCGCGCTCGACCTGAAGCTGCGCCGCCAGATGCAGCTCGAACTCAAGCGCATCCAGACCGAGGTGGGCATCACCTTCATCCACGTCACCCACGACCAGGAGGAGGCCATGACGATGGCCGACACCGTCGCGGTGATGAACGCCGGCCGGGTCGAGCAGATGGGCGCGCCCGCCGACCTCTACGAGAACCCCTCCTCCACCTTCGTCGCGAACTTCCTCGGCACCTCCAACCTGATCGAGGCCGAGGTCACCGGCGTCGCCGACGGCACCCTCACGCTCACCCGCGCCGGGCAGGAACTGGCGCTGCCCGCCGCCCGCTGCCGTACCGAGGCGGCCCGCGGCGACCGGGTGCTGGCCGGGGTCCGCCCGGAGAAGATCACCCTCGTGCACCGCGACGACGCGGCCGGCGTGCCCGCCGGCCGGAACCGGATATCCGGCCGGATCGTGGACTCCAGCTTCATCGGCGTGTCCACCCAGTACGTGGTCGACAGCCCGGTCTGCACCGGCCTCGAGGTCTTCGTGCCGAACGTGGAGCGCGACGCCCGGCTGGTGCCCGGCGCGCCGGTCGTCCTGCACTGGAACCCCGAGCACACCTTCGGACTCGACGCGGGACAGGACATCGGCGCCGGCCTGGACGCGGGGCTGGACGACGCGGCCGGCGACGGGAGGACCGGCGGCGCCGAGTCGCGGGCCGGCGGCACCGACCGCACCGAGTCCGCCGAGGGGGCCGCCGTATGA
- a CDS encoding ABC transporter permease yields MTAATEPLPPPAAAPPRPPKAMRRAAARRRRVPYLLLLAGVAWLLVFFVAPMVYQASTSVQTGTLEDGFKVTWHFATYWDALSEYWPHFVRSLVYAGIATALCLVIGYPLAYTIAFRAGRWRNVLLILVIAPFFTSFLIRTLAWETILADQGPVVSFLNDVHLLDVTSWLRITQGDRVLATPLAVVCGLTYNFLPFMILPLYTSLERVDGRLHEAAGDLYATPFTVFRKVTFPLSMPGVVAGTLLTFIPASGDYINAELLGSTNQQMIGNVIESQFLRVLDYPTAAALSFLLMAVILAVVTLYIRRAGTEELV; encoded by the coding sequence ATGACCGCCGCCACCGAACCCCTGCCGCCGCCCGCCGCGGCGCCGCCCCGGCCGCCCAAGGCGATGCGCCGGGCCGCCGCCCGCCGGCGTCGGGTGCCCTACCTGCTGCTGCTGGCCGGGGTGGCCTGGCTGCTGGTCTTCTTCGTCGCCCCGATGGTCTACCAGGCGTCCACCTCGGTGCAGACCGGCACCCTGGAGGACGGCTTCAAGGTCACCTGGCACTTCGCCACCTACTGGGACGCGCTGAGCGAGTACTGGCCGCACTTCGTGCGCTCCCTGGTCTACGCCGGCATCGCCACCGCGCTGTGCCTGGTGATCGGCTACCCGCTGGCGTACACCATCGCCTTCCGGGCCGGGCGGTGGCGCAACGTGCTGCTGATCCTGGTGATCGCGCCGTTCTTCACCAGCTTCCTGATCCGCACCCTCGCCTGGGAGACGATCCTCGCCGACCAGGGGCCGGTGGTGTCCTTCCTCAACGACGTCCACCTGCTCGACGTGACGTCCTGGCTGCGGATCACCCAGGGCGACCGGGTGCTGGCCACCCCGCTGGCCGTGGTGTGCGGCCTGACCTACAACTTCCTGCCGTTCATGATCCTGCCGCTGTACACCTCGCTGGAGCGGGTCGACGGCCGGCTGCACGAAGCGGCCGGCGACCTGTACGCCACCCCGTTCACCGTCTTCCGCAAGGTGACCTTCCCGCTGTCGATGCCCGGCGTGGTGGCCGGCACCCTGCTGACCTTCATCCCCGCCTCCGGGGACTACATCAACGCCGAGTTGCTGGGCTCCACCAACCAGCAGATGATCGGCAACGTCATCGAGTCGCAGTTCCTGCGGGTGCTCGACTACCCGACGGCGGCCGCCCTCTCGTTCCTCCTGATGGCCGTCATCCTCGCCGTCGTCACCCTCTACATCCGCCGGGCCGGAACGGAGGAGCTGGTCTGA
- a CDS encoding ABC transporter permease, which translates to MRLIRRLRANLVVIAGVLALGYLILPNLVVLAFSFNKPKSRFNYTWNQFSTDAWQHPCGVAGMCGSLTLSLKIAVYATLAATVLGTMTAFALARYRFRGRAATNMLIFLPMAMPEVVMGASLGTLFLNMRIQFGFWTILIAHIMFCLSFVVTAVKARVMSMDPRLEQAAQDLYATPTQTFLRVTLPLAAPGIAAGALLSFALSFDDYIITSFNAGNSVTFPMFVWGSAQRGTPVQVNVIGTAVFVLAVLLVLAGQLVGGRRKARG; encoded by the coding sequence ATGCGCCTGATCCGCCGGCTGCGCGCCAACCTCGTGGTGATCGCGGGCGTCCTCGCCCTCGGCTACCTCATCCTGCCGAACCTGGTGGTGCTCGCCTTCTCCTTCAACAAGCCCAAGAGCCGCTTCAACTACACCTGGAACCAGTTCTCCACCGACGCCTGGCAGCACCCCTGCGGCGTCGCCGGCATGTGCGGCTCGCTCACCCTCAGCCTGAAGATCGCGGTCTACGCCACCCTCGCCGCCACCGTGCTCGGCACCATGACCGCCTTCGCGCTGGCCCGCTACCGCTTCCGCGGCCGAGCCGCCACCAACATGCTGATCTTCCTGCCGATGGCGATGCCCGAGGTGGTGATGGGCGCCTCGCTCGGCACCCTCTTCCTCAACATGCGCATCCAGTTCGGCTTCTGGACCATCCTCATCGCGCACATCATGTTCTGCCTGAGCTTCGTGGTGACCGCGGTCAAGGCCCGCGTGATGAGCATGGACCCGCGGCTGGAGCAGGCCGCGCAGGACCTCTACGCCACCCCGACGCAGACCTTCCTGCGGGTCACGCTGCCGCTGGCGGCACCCGGCATCGCGGCCGGCGCGCTGCTGTCGTTCGCGCTGTCCTTCGACGACTACATCATCACCAGCTTCAACGCCGGCAACAGCGTCACCTTCCCGATGTTCGTCTGGGGCTCGGCGCAGCGCGGCACCCCGGTACAGGTCAACGTGATCGGCACCGCCGTGTTCGTGCTCGCGGTGCTGCTGGTGCTGGCGGGGCAGCTGGTCGGGGGCCGCAGGAAGGCGCGTGGCTGA
- a CDS encoding NAD(P)/FAD-dependent oxidoreductase, translating into MDPARALAAARPLPYWLDDPARPDAEPALAGAEHCDLLVIGGGYSGLWTALLAKERDPDRDVVLVEGGRIGAAASGRNGGFCAASLTHGTANGLARWPEEFATLQALGERNLDAIEAAVARYGLDCEFERTGEIDVATADHQVEELREAHATAVRHGLDLELLDRDQVRAEVDSPTFRAGLYDRRGVALVHPAKLAWGLKRAATRAGVRIHEHTPATALVRHGAALAVRTPYGRVLAHHVALGTGVFPSLLRRTRHHTVPVYDYALTTEPLTADQRSAIGWRGRQGLGDSANRFHYFRLTADGRVLWGGYDAIYPRGGRMSAAYDHRPETYLRLARHFFACFPQLEGVRFSHAWGGAIDTCTRFSAFFGTAYGGRVAYAAGYTGLGVGATRFGAEVMLDLLAGRPTERTALTMVRERPLPFPPEPLATAGIGLTQWSLARADRAQGRRNLWLRALDRAGLGFDS; encoded by the coding sequence ATGGACCCGGCCCGCGCGCTCGCCGCCGCCCGCCCGCTGCCGTACTGGCTCGACGACCCGGCCCGGCCGGACGCCGAGCCGGCCCTGGCCGGCGCCGAGCACTGCGACCTGCTGGTGATCGGCGGCGGCTACAGCGGGCTGTGGACGGCGCTGCTGGCGAAGGAGCGCGACCCGGACCGGGACGTGGTGCTGGTCGAGGGCGGCCGGATCGGCGCGGCCGCCTCCGGCCGCAACGGCGGCTTCTGCGCGGCCAGCCTCACCCACGGCACCGCCAACGGACTGGCGCGCTGGCCCGAGGAGTTCGCGACCCTCCAGGCGCTCGGCGAGCGCAACCTCGACGCCATCGAGGCCGCCGTCGCACGCTACGGCCTGGACTGCGAGTTCGAGCGGACCGGCGAGATCGACGTGGCCACCGCCGACCACCAGGTCGAGGAGTTGCGCGAGGCCCACGCCACCGCCGTGCGGCACGGCCTGGACCTGGAACTGCTCGACCGCGACCAGGTGCGCGCCGAGGTCGACTCGCCCACCTTCCGCGCCGGCCTGTACGACCGCAGGGGCGTCGCGCTGGTCCACCCGGCCAAGCTCGCCTGGGGCCTGAAGCGCGCCGCCACCCGGGCCGGCGTGCGCATCCACGAGCACACCCCCGCCACGGCCCTGGTCCGGCACGGCGCCGCGCTCGCCGTGCGCACCCCGTACGGCAGGGTGCTCGCCCACCATGTGGCCCTGGGCACCGGCGTGTTCCCCTCCTTGCTGCGCCGCACCCGGCACCACACCGTGCCGGTCTACGACTACGCCCTGACCACCGAACCCCTCACCGCCGACCAACGCTCCGCGATCGGCTGGCGCGGCCGGCAGGGCCTGGGCGACAGCGCCAACCGCTTCCACTACTTCCGGCTGACCGCCGACGGCCGCGTGCTGTGGGGCGGTTACGACGCGATCTACCCGCGCGGCGGCCGGATGAGCGCCGCGTACGACCACCGCCCGGAGACGTACCTGCGGCTGGCCCGGCACTTCTTCGCCTGCTTCCCGCAGTTGGAGGGGGTGCGGTTCAGCCACGCCTGGGGCGGCGCGATCGACACCTGCACCCGCTTCTCGGCGTTCTTCGGCACGGCGTACGGCGGGAGGGTCGCGTACGCGGCCGGGTACACCGGACTCGGCGTCGGCGCCACGCGGTTCGGCGCCGAGGTGATGCTCGACCTGCTGGCCGGGCGGCCCACCGAGCGCACCGCGCTCACCATGGTGCGCGAGCGCCCGCTGCCCTTCCCGCCCGAGCCGCTGGCCACCGCCGGGATCGGGCTGACCCAGTGGTCACTGGCCCGCGCCGACCGCGCGCAGGGGCGGCGCAACCTGTGGCTGCGCGCCCTGGACCGGGCCGGTCTCGGCTTCGACTCGTGA
- a CDS encoding CoA-acylating methylmalonate-semialdehyde dehydrogenase — protein sequence MTTSHLTHWIAGRPWTGTAERHGDVYDPATGRITAQVDFAGPEVVDEAVGAAVDAFREWRNTSVAKRTGVLFAFRELLNARRDELAALIVSEHGKVHSDALGEVARGLEVVEYACGIPQLAKGSYTEQASTGVDVYSLRQPLGPVAIISPFNFPAMVPMWFFPLAIATGNTVVVKPSEKDPSAANFLAGLWREAGLPDGVFNVVHGDKAAVDRLLEHPDIKAVSFVGSTPVARHVYETGTRHGKRVQALGGAKNHMLVLPDADLDLAADAAVNAGYGAAGERCMAVSVLVAVDPVGDDLVARIKQRIATLTVGPGSAPGSAMGPLVTGAHRDKVTAYLDAGTADGAVLATDGRKHAIDGDPGGFWLGPTLFDHVRPGMSVYDDEIFGPVLSVVRVPSYDAGLALINANPYGNGTALFTCDGGAARRFQHEVEVGMVGINVPIPVPVAYYSFGGWKSSLFGDAHAYGEDGVRFFTRGKAVTQRWPDPSHAGLNLGFPTNS from the coding sequence GTGACGACCTCGCACCTCACCCACTGGATCGCCGGCCGCCCCTGGACGGGCACCGCCGAGCGGCACGGCGACGTCTACGACCCGGCCACCGGCCGCATCACCGCGCAGGTGGACTTCGCCGGACCCGAGGTCGTGGACGAGGCGGTCGGCGCCGCCGTCGACGCCTTCCGCGAGTGGCGGAACACCTCCGTCGCCAAGCGCACCGGAGTGCTCTTCGCCTTCCGCGAGCTGCTCAACGCCCGCCGCGACGAACTGGCCGCGCTGATCGTCTCCGAGCACGGCAAGGTGCACTCCGACGCGCTCGGCGAGGTGGCCCGCGGCCTCGAAGTCGTCGAGTATGCCTGCGGCATCCCGCAGCTGGCCAAGGGCAGCTACACCGAGCAGGCGTCCACCGGCGTCGACGTCTACTCGCTGCGCCAGCCGCTCGGCCCGGTCGCGATCATCTCGCCCTTCAACTTCCCCGCCATGGTGCCGATGTGGTTCTTCCCGCTCGCCATCGCCACCGGCAACACGGTGGTCGTCAAGCCGTCGGAGAAGGACCCGTCCGCCGCGAACTTCCTCGCCGGGCTGTGGCGCGAAGCCGGGCTGCCCGACGGGGTGTTCAACGTCGTGCACGGCGACAAGGCGGCCGTCGACCGGCTGCTGGAGCACCCCGACATCAAGGCGGTCTCCTTCGTCGGCTCCACCCCCGTCGCCCGCCACGTCTACGAGACCGGCACCCGCCACGGCAAGCGCGTCCAGGCCCTGGGCGGCGCCAAGAACCACATGCTGGTGCTGCCCGACGCCGACCTGGACCTCGCCGCCGACGCGGCCGTCAACGCCGGCTACGGCGCCGCGGGCGAGCGCTGCATGGCGGTGTCCGTGCTGGTCGCGGTCGACCCGGTCGGCGACGACCTGGTGGCGCGGATCAAGCAGCGCATCGCCACCCTCACCGTCGGCCCCGGCTCGGCGCCCGGCTCGGCGATGGGCCCGCTCGTCACCGGCGCGCACCGCGACAAGGTCACCGCCTACCTCGACGCCGGCACCGCCGACGGCGCCGTCCTCGCCACCGACGGCCGCAAGCACGCGATCGACGGCGACCCCGGCGGCTTCTGGCTCGGCCCGACCCTCTTCGACCACGTCCGCCCGGGCATGTCCGTGTACGACGACGAGATCTTCGGCCCGGTGCTCTCCGTGGTCCGCGTGCCCAGCTACGACGCGGGCCTGGCGCTGATCAACGCCAACCCGTACGGGAACGGCACCGCGCTGTTCACCTGCGACGGCGGCGCCGCCCGGCGCTTCCAGCACGAGGTGGAGGTGGGCATGGTCGGCATCAACGTGCCGATCCCGGTGCCGGTCGCGTACTACTCCTTCGGCGGATGGAAGTCCTCGCTGTTCGGCGACGCGCACGCCTACGGCGAGGACGGGGTGCGGTTCTTCACCCGCGGCAAGGCGGTCACGCAGCGGTGGCCCGACCCTTCGCACGCGGGCCTGAACCTGGGCTTCCCGACCAACTCCTGA
- a CDS encoding phosphatase PAP2 family protein: MSAGGRLVADDGRLLRDVRRTAAAHPGYDGLAHLLCDLGDIAVAVPVLLVALVLAARLGRRAGLPRWWVPPGAAALAMCLLPVLVGAVKSGVDRPAPGRVHADPNYGYFPSGHTATSSMAFGLAALVLLPFVRRTAVRALLAAGTVLLALLVGVALVWCDYHWPLDVLASWCLAVALLSAAAAARLVPGAAGRGGGSDEEADGDAGGDGTGGDATEDGARGGRDGV; the protein is encoded by the coding sequence GTGTCGGCCGGCGGCCGGCTGGTCGCCGACGACGGGCGGCTGCTGCGCGACGTACGGCGCACGGCCGCCGCGCATCCCGGCTACGACGGGCTCGCCCATCTGCTGTGCGACCTCGGCGACATCGCGGTGGCCGTGCCGGTGCTGCTGGTCGCCCTGGTCCTGGCCGCCCGTCTGGGGCGCCGGGCGGGGCTGCCGCGCTGGTGGGTGCCGCCGGGCGCGGCGGCGCTGGCGATGTGCCTGCTGCCGGTGCTGGTGGGTGCGGTGAAGTCGGGGGTGGACCGCCCGGCGCCGGGCCGGGTGCACGCCGACCCGAACTACGGCTACTTCCCCTCCGGGCACACCGCGACGTCCTCCATGGCGTTCGGGCTGGCCGCGCTGGTGCTGCTGCCGTTCGTCCGCCGTACGGCGGTGCGCGCGCTGCTGGCCGCGGGCACCGTGCTGCTGGCGCTGCTGGTGGGCGTGGCGCTGGTGTGGTGCGACTACCACTGGCCGCTGGACGTGCTGGCGAGCTGGTGCCTGGCGGTGGCGCTGCTGTCGGCCGCGGCGGCCGCGCGGCTGGTGCCGGGGGCGGCCGGCCGCGGCGGCGGCAGCGACGAGGAGGCGGACGGGGATGCGGGCGGGGACGGCACGGGCGGCGACGCCACGGAGGACGGCGCCCGCGGGGGCCGCGACGGGGTCTGA